Proteins encoded by one window of Micromonospora coxensis:
- a CDS encoding flavoprotein — MSGPHPTSERREVLYVIACGSPLARHIGRLVELAQRDGWDVCVVTTPDGAKFVDRAALARQTGHPVRTHYKNAGDPDLLPPADAMIVCPATVNTVNKWAAGITDTLALGLLIEGQGKGLPVVAVPFTNAAMAAHPSFQAGLARLREWGTTVLYGEHVVPLHPPGTGERHLHAFPWEAAVAALPDRCRLTPAA, encoded by the coding sequence ATGAGCGGTCCGCACCCCACCAGCGAGCGCCGTGAGGTGCTCTACGTCATCGCCTGCGGTTCGCCGCTGGCACGTCACATCGGTCGCCTCGTCGAGCTGGCCCAGCGCGACGGCTGGGACGTCTGCGTGGTCACCACGCCGGACGGGGCGAAGTTCGTCGACCGGGCCGCGCTGGCCCGGCAGACCGGCCACCCGGTGCGCACCCACTACAAGAACGCGGGTGACCCGGACCTGCTGCCCCCGGCCGACGCGATGATCGTCTGCCCGGCGACGGTCAACACCGTCAACAAGTGGGCGGCGGGGATCACCGACACGCTCGCGCTGGGCCTGTTGATCGAGGGACAGGGCAAGGGGCTGCCGGTGGTGGCGGTCCCGTTCACCAACGCCGCGATGGCCGCGCACCCGTCGTTCCAGGCCGGCCTGGCCCGGCTGCGGGAGTGGGGCACCACGGTGCTCTACGGCGAGCACGTCGTCCCGCTGCACCCGCCGGGCACCGGGGAGCGTCACCTGCACGCCTTCCCGTGGGAGGCGGCGGTGGCCGCCCTGCCCGACCGGTGCCGCCTCACCCCGGCCGCCTGA
- the mctP gene encoding monocarboxylate uptake permease MctP produces MWRDHLTEIIIFTALFLLVSAMGFVAARWRAPRDMAHLDEWGLGGRNFGGWITWFLVGGDLYTAYTFVAVPALVFGAGAMGFFAVPYTIVIYPLVFLVLCRLWSVSHRHGFVTPADFVRRRFDSPVLALLVAITGIVATMPYIALQLVGIEAVLKTMGVTGESALARHLPIIIAFAILAAYTYQSGLRAPALIAFVKDTLIYIVILVAVLWLPYKLGGWGAIFDSAEAKFAASPNPNDGVLLNANNQLQYVTLAFGSALALFLYPHSITGVLASRNRDVIKRNMSALPAYSLLLGLIALLGYMAIAADVKPLPGATAGSTDGNTIVPVLFDQQFPDWFAGVAYAAIGIGALVPAAIMSIAAANLFTRNIYKEYLKRDATAAQEANVSKITSLVVKVGAVACIVFLDPQFSIDLQLIGGVIILQTLPAVALGLYTRWFHRGALVAGWAAGMSVGMWMLYQIGNPVTGRKHFAGSAFPLSEFGFDTKKTIYVGIVAVLVNLVVAALVTLALRAAKVADGVDGTASDDYFADEGDPRVTPGPNRDADAAPEPVA; encoded by the coding sequence ATGTGGCGCGACCATCTCACCGAGATCATCATCTTCACGGCGCTCTTCCTGCTGGTCAGCGCGATGGGGTTCGTGGCGGCCCGGTGGCGGGCGCCGCGCGACATGGCCCACCTCGACGAGTGGGGGCTGGGCGGGCGCAACTTCGGCGGCTGGATCACCTGGTTCCTGGTCGGCGGTGACCTCTACACGGCGTACACCTTCGTGGCGGTGCCGGCGCTGGTGTTCGGCGCGGGCGCGATGGGCTTCTTCGCGGTGCCGTACACGATCGTCATCTACCCGCTGGTCTTCCTGGTGCTCTGCCGGCTCTGGTCGGTCTCGCACCGGCACGGGTTCGTCACCCCGGCCGACTTCGTCCGTCGCCGGTTCGACTCGCCGGTGCTGGCGCTGCTGGTGGCGATCACCGGCATCGTCGCGACCATGCCGTACATCGCGCTGCAACTGGTCGGCATCGAGGCGGTGCTCAAGACGATGGGCGTGACCGGGGAGAGCGCGCTGGCCCGGCACCTGCCGATCATCATCGCCTTCGCGATCCTCGCCGCGTACACGTACCAGTCGGGGCTGCGGGCGCCGGCGCTTATCGCGTTCGTCAAGGACACCCTGATCTACATCGTGATCCTGGTGGCGGTGCTCTGGCTGCCGTACAAGCTGGGCGGCTGGGGCGCGATCTTCGACTCCGCCGAGGCGAAGTTCGCCGCGTCACCGAACCCGAACGACGGCGTCCTGCTCAACGCCAACAACCAGCTCCAGTACGTCACCCTGGCGTTCGGCTCGGCGCTGGCGCTCTTCCTCTACCCGCACAGCATCACCGGCGTGCTGGCCAGTCGGAACCGGGACGTGATCAAGCGGAACATGTCGGCGCTGCCCGCGTACAGCCTGCTGCTCGGGCTGATCGCGCTGCTCGGCTACATGGCCATCGCGGCCGACGTGAAGCCGCTGCCGGGGGCGACGGCCGGCAGCACGGACGGCAACACCATCGTGCCGGTCCTGTTCGACCAGCAGTTCCCCGACTGGTTCGCCGGGGTGGCGTACGCGGCCATCGGCATCGGCGCGCTGGTGCCGGCGGCGATCATGTCGATCGCGGCGGCGAACCTGTTCACCCGCAACATCTACAAGGAGTACCTGAAGCGGGACGCCACCGCGGCCCAGGAGGCCAACGTCTCCAAGATCACCTCGCTGGTGGTGAAGGTCGGGGCGGTGGCCTGCATCGTCTTCCTCGACCCGCAGTTCTCCATCGACCTCCAGCTCATCGGCGGCGTGATCATCCTGCAGACGCTGCCGGCGGTGGCGTTGGGCCTCTACACCCGTTGGTTCCACCGGGGCGCGCTGGTCGCCGGCTGGGCGGCCGGCATGAGCGTGGGCATGTGGATGCTCTACCAGATCGGCAACCCGGTGACCGGCCGCAAGCACTTCGCCGGCTCCGCCTTCCCGCTGTCGGAGTTCGGCTTCGACACCAAGAAGACGATCTACGTGGGCATCGTGGCCGTCCTGGTGAACCTGGTGGTCGCGGCGTTGGTGACGCTGGCGCTGCGGGCGGCGAAGGTCGCCGACGGGGTCGACGGCACCGCGTCCGACGACTACTTCGCCGACGAGGGTGACCCGCGGGTCACCCCCGGCCCGAACCGGGACGCCGACGCCGCCCCGGAACCGGTCGCCTGA
- a CDS encoding FMN-binding protein translates to MRRALLAITGLAAGTTALVVLKGPPGAGQVAAVAQPPVAPAPADPSARPEATPTPAASGRAPSARPTDGAKRSPTARADTAAPRPAAPAPTTSAPRPTLRTVSGPQVSYEYGTLSVQITLSGTRIVNATGIGLPQSGQSGQRSDNVQATYSGTSGEVVRRQSADLDTVSDATATSEAYQRSLQAAIDRAR, encoded by the coding sequence ATGCGTCGCGCGCTCCTCGCGATCACCGGCCTGGCCGCCGGCACCACCGCCCTGGTGGTGCTCAAGGGCCCCCCGGGGGCCGGCCAGGTCGCCGCCGTCGCGCAGCCACCCGTCGCCCCCGCCCCCGCCGACCCGTCCGCGCGGCCCGAGGCCACCCCCACCCCGGCCGCCTCCGGTCGGGCCCCGTCCGCCCGCCCCACCGACGGGGCGAAGCGGAGCCCGACCGCCCGGGCCGACACCGCCGCCCCCCGACCGGCGGCGCCCGCCCCCACCACCAGCGCGCCGAGGCCCACCCTGCGCACCGTCAGCGGCCCGCAGGTCAGCTACGAGTACGGCACCCTGTCGGTCCAGATCACCCTCTCCGGCACCCGCATCGTCAACGCCACCGGCATCGGGTTGCCGCAGAGCGGGCAGTCGGGGCAGCGCAGCGACAACGTGCAGGCCACCTACAGCGGGACGTCCGGCGAGGTGGTGCGCCGGCAGAGCGCTGACCTGGACACCGTCTCCGACGCCACCGCTACCAGCGAGGCGTACCAGCGGTCGTTGCAGGCCGCGATCGACCGGGCCCGCTGA
- a CDS encoding Nif3-like dinuclear metal center hexameric protein, whose amino-acid sequence MSTTAAPPTVADVVAALERRYPRAWAEEWDRVGLVLGEPTTAVRRVACVVDVVPETVAEALAAGADMIVAHHPLLLRGVSSVAPTTYKGRIVHDLIRADVALYVAHTNADVADPGVSDALAARFGLTGLRPLHRPAPGSAADGPGRGIGRIGELPAPMTLAELTRHAADVLPATAWGVRAAGDPERVVRTLAVSGGSGDSFLAEASAAGVDAFLTADLRHHPAGEHLAAGGPALLDAAHWATERPWLDDLAAHLRADLGVQTVVSDLDTDPWTVHAAAPTLDDKEPHREG is encoded by the coding sequence GTGAGCACAACCGCAGCCCCACCGACCGTGGCCGACGTGGTGGCGGCGCTGGAGCGCCGGTACCCACGGGCCTGGGCCGAGGAGTGGGACCGGGTCGGCCTGGTGCTCGGCGAGCCCACCACCGCCGTACGCCGGGTCGCCTGCGTGGTCGACGTGGTGCCGGAGACGGTCGCCGAGGCGCTCGCCGCCGGGGCGGACATGATCGTGGCGCACCACCCGCTGCTGCTGCGCGGCGTCTCCTCGGTCGCCCCGACGACGTACAAGGGGCGGATCGTGCACGACCTGATCCGCGCCGACGTGGCCCTGTACGTGGCGCACACCAACGCCGACGTGGCGGACCCGGGTGTCTCCGACGCCCTCGCCGCCCGGTTCGGGCTGACCGGGCTGCGCCCGCTGCACCGCCCCGCCCCGGGCTCGGCGGCCGACGGGCCGGGCCGGGGGATCGGCCGGATCGGCGAGCTGCCCGCCCCGATGACCCTGGCCGAGCTGACCCGGCACGCCGCCGACGTGCTGCCCGCCACCGCCTGGGGCGTCCGCGCCGCCGGCGACCCGGAGCGGGTGGTGCGTACCCTCGCGGTCAGCGGCGGCTCCGGCGACTCCTTCCTCGCCGAGGCGAGCGCCGCCGGGGTGGACGCCTTCCTCACCGCCGACCTGCGGCACCACCCGGCCGGTGAGCACCTCGCCGCCGGTGGCCCCGCCCTGCTGGACGCCGCCCACTGGGCGACCGAACGACCCTGGCTGGACGACCTGGCCGCCCACCTCCGGGCCGACCTCGGCGTGCAGACCGTGGTGTCCGATCTGGACACCGACCCCTGGACCGTGCACGCCGCCGCGCCCACACTGGACGACAAGGAGCCCCACCGTGAAGGCTGA
- a CDS encoding helix-turn-helix domain-containing protein codes for MDELPIGRRVAYWRGRRKMSQQVFADRLGKSKSWVDKVERGVRRLDKFSVLYEIADILQVDVQLLLGKDPERRTDALNCIDQIEVQEIRAALERYDSMSAYFDAAPYPPPLADMRKAVNHAWLTYQYGRYGMLTRALPKLLRDAQAADAGFGGDQAKEAAHLLGQVYQIASSVLRKLGECDLAWLAADRSMAVAQRADDQLLAGVATTRVCNALVAMGRARPALELNVTIANRLAPGGMNDAEPDRLSVYGMLLLQGAMAAARIGDSATVDDLFNGAHEAATMLGSDQDHYWTSFGPTNLELHRAAAAVELGDGGRAVDIHQRIPEPAFNALLPERRAHHLLDIARGYAQIGDVANAGEMLLRGDRLAPSEIRCRPIAHEVMSDVLRRTRGAPPPPIAELAEHMGVGV; via the coding sequence ATGGACGAGCTACCCATAGGGCGGCGGGTCGCCTACTGGCGCGGGCGGCGCAAGATGTCCCAGCAGGTCTTCGCCGACCGGCTGGGCAAGTCCAAGAGCTGGGTCGACAAGGTCGAGCGGGGCGTGCGCCGGCTCGACAAGTTCTCCGTCCTCTACGAGATCGCCGACATCCTCCAGGTCGACGTGCAACTGCTGCTCGGCAAGGACCCGGAGCGGCGCACCGACGCGCTCAACTGCATCGACCAGATCGAGGTGCAGGAGATCCGGGCCGCCCTGGAGCGGTACGACTCGATGAGCGCGTACTTCGACGCCGCGCCGTACCCGCCGCCGCTGGCCGACATGCGCAAGGCGGTCAACCACGCCTGGCTCACCTACCAGTACGGCCGCTACGGCATGCTCACCCGGGCCCTGCCGAAGCTGCTGCGCGACGCCCAGGCCGCCGACGCCGGCTTCGGCGGCGACCAGGCGAAGGAGGCCGCCCACCTGCTCGGGCAGGTCTACCAGATCGCCTCCTCGGTGCTGCGCAAGCTCGGTGAGTGCGACCTGGCGTGGCTCGCCGCCGACCGGTCGATGGCGGTCGCCCAGCGCGCCGACGACCAGCTGCTGGCCGGCGTGGCCACCACCCGGGTCTGCAACGCCCTGGTCGCCATGGGCCGGGCCCGCCCCGCGCTGGAGCTGAACGTCACCATCGCCAACCGGCTCGCCCCCGGCGGCATGAACGACGCCGAGCCGGACCGGCTCTCCGTCTACGGGATGCTGCTGCTGCAGGGCGCGATGGCCGCCGCCCGGATCGGCGACTCGGCGACCGTGGACGACCTGTTCAACGGCGCGCACGAGGCGGCCACCATGCTCGGCAGCGACCAGGACCACTACTGGACCTCGTTCGGCCCGACCAACCTGGAGCTGCACCGCGCCGCCGCCGCGGTCGAGCTGGGTGACGGCGGGCGGGCCGTGGACATCCACCAGCGCATCCCGGAGCCGGCGTTCAACGCGCTGCTGCCCGAGCGCCGCGCGCACCACCTGCTCGACATCGCCCGGGGGTACGCCCAGATCGGCGACGTCGCCAACGCCGGGGAGATGCTGCTGCGCGGCGACCGGCTCGCCCCCTCGGAGATCCGCTGCCGGCCGATCGCGCACGAGGTGATGTCGGACGTGCTGCGTCGCACACGGGGTGCGCCGCCTCCGCCGATTGCGGAGTTGGCTGAGCACATGGGAGTCGGAGTATGA
- a CDS encoding ferredoxin reductase family protein has protein sequence MTYQDTWAAGRRTGTSSPYGGRSAAPVPPTPAPPRRGPGGRRALALLFWTGLVAAVLPWWLDTPAGSMKDTGDLLTAAGRITGLVAGYLLLVQVLMMSRLGVLERWVGGERISRLHRDLGATLLVAVLAHLSLLLVAYAEADGQSVLGEVGVLLRDYEDMLSAFVAAGVMVLVGVTGVRAIRTVLPYELWYHLHLASYAALLLGFGHQFSNGAQLHPPGPVRTGWIAAYLLVLAALLWGRVVAPLRFNLRHRLSVADVVAESPDTISIYLTGRRLNQIDMLGGQYFRWRFLARGCWWQSHPFSLSAAANGRWLRLTVKVVGTHTADLRDLDPGTRVWAEGPSGTFTAAHRTRERALLIAGGSGIAPLRAMLEELPPGAALIYRARTPADVLMHQELDWLAQARHTSVWYVIGSRDDPGPRQVMSPDGLRRLVPDVARRDVYLCGPAGLVQESVRALRAAGVPRRQIHLATFEL, from the coding sequence GTGACGTACCAGGACACCTGGGCCGCCGGCCGTCGTACCGGGACGAGTTCCCCGTACGGCGGCCGTTCGGCTGCCCCCGTACCCCCGACGCCGGCGCCGCCGCGACGCGGGCCCGGCGGCCGGCGGGCCCTGGCCCTGCTCTTCTGGACGGGCCTGGTGGCCGCCGTGCTGCCGTGGTGGCTGGACACCCCGGCCGGGTCGATGAAGGACACCGGCGACCTGCTCACCGCCGCCGGGCGGATCACCGGGCTGGTCGCCGGCTACCTGCTGCTGGTGCAGGTGCTGATGATGAGCCGCCTCGGCGTGCTGGAACGCTGGGTCGGCGGCGAACGGATCTCCCGCCTGCACCGCGACCTCGGCGCCACCCTGCTCGTCGCGGTGCTGGCCCACCTGTCGCTGCTGCTGGTCGCCTACGCCGAGGCCGACGGGCAGTCCGTGCTCGGCGAGGTGGGCGTGCTGCTGCGCGACTACGAGGACATGCTCTCCGCGTTCGTCGCCGCCGGCGTCATGGTGCTGGTCGGGGTCACCGGCGTCCGGGCGATCCGCACCGTCCTGCCCTACGAACTCTGGTACCACCTGCACCTGGCCAGCTACGCCGCGCTGCTGCTCGGCTTCGGCCACCAGTTCAGCAACGGCGCGCAGCTGCACCCGCCCGGACCGGTGCGCACCGGCTGGATCGCCGCCTACCTGCTGGTGCTCGCCGCCCTGCTCTGGGGGCGGGTGGTCGCCCCGCTGCGCTTCAACCTGCGGCACCGGCTGAGCGTGGCCGACGTGGTGGCGGAGAGCCCGGACACCATCTCGATCTACCTGACCGGCCGGCGGCTCAACCAGATCGACATGCTCGGCGGGCAGTACTTCCGTTGGCGCTTCCTGGCCCGGGGCTGCTGGTGGCAGTCGCACCCGTTCTCGCTCTCCGCCGCGGCCAACGGCCGCTGGCTGCGGCTGACCGTCAAGGTCGTCGGCACGCACACCGCCGACCTGCGCGACCTCGACCCCGGCACCCGCGTCTGGGCGGAGGGCCCGTCCGGCACCTTCACCGCCGCCCACCGGACGAGGGAGCGGGCGCTGCTGATCGCCGGCGGCAGCGGCATCGCGCCGCTGCGGGCGATGCTGGAGGAGCTGCCGCCCGGCGCCGCGCTCATCTACCGCGCCCGTACCCCCGCCGACGTGCTGATGCACCAGGAGCTGGACTGGCTGGCCCAGGCCCGGCACACCTCCGTCTGGTACGTGATCGGCTCCCGCGACGACCCCGGCCCCCGGCAGGTGATGAGCCCGGACGGGCTGCGCCGCCTGGTGCCGGACGTGGCCCGCCGCGACGTCTACCTCTGCGGCCCGGCCGGCCTGGTCCAGGAGTCGGTCCGGGCGCTGCGCGCCGCGGGCGTGCCCCGCCGGCAGATCCACCTCGCCACGTTCGAGCTGTAG
- a CDS encoding zinc ribbon domain-containing protein produces MKAEPQVQRRLLDLQAIDTSLAQLAHRRRALPERAELEALARELSALEDERVRAQVAVDDLDRDIARLEKDIDQVRARKSKDEDRLAAGTGPARELEALQHELVSLNRRQGDLEDAELELMEQRETAQGVLDGIEAKLADARERRAAAEQRRDDSLAEIAKEEEFKKAARKPLAADLPADLVTLYDKIREDTGLGAALLTAGRCGGCRLELSGADLARIRKSAPDDVVRCEECRRIMVRTNESGL; encoded by the coding sequence GTGAAGGCTGAACCCCAGGTCCAGCGCCGCCTGCTCGACCTCCAGGCGATCGACACCTCGCTGGCCCAGCTCGCCCACCGTCGCCGGGCGCTGCCCGAGCGGGCCGAGCTGGAGGCCCTCGCGCGTGAGCTGTCCGCGCTGGAGGACGAGCGGGTCCGGGCCCAGGTCGCCGTCGACGACCTGGACCGCGACATCGCCCGGCTGGAGAAGGACATCGACCAGGTCCGCGCCCGCAAGAGCAAGGACGAGGACCGGCTCGCCGCCGGCACCGGCCCGGCCCGGGAGCTGGAGGCGCTCCAGCACGAGCTGGTCTCGCTCAACCGCCGGCAGGGCGACCTGGAGGACGCCGAGCTGGAGCTGATGGAGCAGCGGGAGACCGCGCAGGGCGTCCTCGACGGGATCGAGGCCAAGCTGGCCGACGCGCGGGAGCGGCGCGCGGCGGCGGAGCAGCGCCGCGACGACAGCCTGGCCGAGATCGCCAAGGAAGAGGAGTTCAAGAAGGCGGCGCGCAAGCCGCTCGCCGCCGACCTCCCCGCCGACCTGGTGACCCTGTACGACAAGATCCGCGAGGACACCGGCCTGGGCGCGGCGCTGCTCACCGCCGGGCGCTGCGGCGGCTGCCGGCTGGAGCTCTCCGGCGCGGACCTGGCCCGGATCCGCAAGTCGGCCCCGGACGACGTGGTCCGTTGCGAGGAGTGCCGCCGGATCATGGTCCGCACCAACGAGTCGGGTCTGTAG
- a CDS encoding FAD:protein FMN transferase, whose translation MGTAISLDLADDLPAATLHELAEQTFDWLREVDARFSTWRDDSEVCRLDRGELAPAEASANLRAVLDRCADLWRATDGFFDAYATGRLDPSGYVKGWSAQVASDRLVAAGAGNHCLNAGGDVVVRGLSPTGLPWRIGVAHPWDPTATCLVLAGTDLAVATSGVQHRGHHVHDPRRGVPARGLRSVTVVGADLGLADAYATAAMAMGESGVGWLDRLDGHLHAVVTDDARLLHSTALPLAP comes from the coding sequence ATGGGTACGGCGATCAGCCTGGACCTGGCCGACGACCTGCCCGCCGCGACCCTGCACGAGCTGGCCGAGCAGACCTTCGACTGGCTGCGCGAGGTCGACGCCCGGTTCAGCACCTGGCGCGACGACAGCGAGGTGTGCCGCCTCGACCGGGGCGAGCTGGCGCCGGCCGAGGCGTCGGCCAACCTGCGGGCGGTGCTGGACCGCTGCGCCGACCTGTGGCGGGCCACCGACGGGTTCTTCGACGCGTACGCCACCGGCCGGCTCGACCCGTCCGGCTACGTGAAGGGCTGGTCGGCGCAGGTCGCCTCGGACCGGCTGGTCGCCGCCGGGGCGGGCAACCACTGCCTCAACGCCGGCGGCGACGTGGTGGTGCGCGGGCTGTCCCCGACCGGACTGCCGTGGCGGATCGGCGTCGCGCACCCGTGGGACCCGACGGCTACCTGCCTGGTGCTCGCCGGCACCGACCTGGCGGTCGCCACGTCCGGCGTGCAGCATCGGGGCCACCACGTCCACGACCCGCGCCGGGGTGTGCCGGCCCGTGGACTGCGCTCGGTCACCGTGGTCGGGGCGGACCTGGGCCTGGCCGACGCGTACGCGACCGCCGCGATGGCGATGGGGGAGTCCGGCGTCGGTTGGCTCGACCGCCTCGACGGCCACCTGCACGCCGTCGTCACCGACGACGCCCGCCTCCTCCACTCCACGGCCCTCCCCCTCGCCCCCTGA
- a CDS encoding bifunctional DNA primase/polymerase — MWGNVGPRVAQLSSIERVRLRRIAVRYAVHGWEVTPGACLARSRFVCGRAGCPTVGCHPALEDWEHAASADPARVATWWRSRPHGVLLPTGRAFDVLEVAAHLGRHVLDAIPSHPAGPGVRGPVLVTPTGRWMFLVRPGDPLRPELEHCFHVVRHGPGSWVAAPPTRLPEGPVRWAVAPEQARWRLPDSYLVQNTIVEALRATGVTLTPDLLPGQLPLPRRGH, encoded by the coding sequence ATGTGGGGGAACGTCGGACCGCGGGTCGCTCAACTGTCGTCGATCGAACGGGTCCGGCTGCGCCGGATCGCCGTGCGGTACGCCGTGCACGGCTGGGAGGTGACCCCCGGCGCCTGCCTGGCCCGCAGCCGCTTCGTCTGCGGCCGGGCCGGCTGCCCGACCGTCGGCTGCCACCCCGCCCTGGAGGACTGGGAGCACGCCGCCAGCGCCGACCCGGCCCGGGTGGCGACCTGGTGGCGCAGCCGCCCGCACGGGGTGCTGCTGCCCACCGGACGCGCCTTCGACGTGCTGGAGGTGGCGGCACACCTCGGCCGGCACGTCCTCGACGCGATCCCGTCGCACCCGGCCGGCCCGGGCGTGCGCGGCCCGGTGCTGGTGACCCCGACCGGCCGGTGGATGTTCCTGGTCCGCCCCGGCGACCCGCTCCGCCCCGAACTGGAGCACTGCTTCCACGTCGTACGCCACGGGCCCGGCTCGTGGGTCGCCGCCCCGCCGACCCGGCTGCCCGAGGGCCCGGTCCGGTGGGCGGTCGCCCCGGAGCAGGCGCGCTGGCGGCTGCCCGACTCGTACCTGGTGCAGAACACCATCGTCGAGGCGCTGCGGGCCACCGGGGTGACGCTCACCCCGGACCTGCTCCCCGGCCAGCTACCGCTGCCCCGCCGGGGTCACTGA
- a CDS encoding bifunctional RNase H/acid phosphatase, producing the protein MAVRAVVVEADGGSRGNPGPAGYGAVVRDRDSGEVLAERSEAIGTNTNNVAEYRGLIAGLEAAAELGASEVEARMDSKLVVEQMSGRWQIKHPGLRPLAAQAAALVDRFDSVRFSWIPRERNKHADALANAAMDAAAGTVVQRVEAEAPRAVAAPDSPARVAAREAAARAATRTGGSDPATVKPSWEPRPSFTATRLILVRHGETEWTVQQRYAGRADVPLSDTGRAQARATAARVAQLAPSVAAVLSSPLSRCTATAEAIAAALGDLPVRRQDDWIECDFGDWDGRTFAEVREGWPGELDAWLASTRVAPPGGESFATVAERTARAVAGLREAYPGETVVVVSHVSPIKLALRDALAAGDDFLHRLYLDAAGISVFDMWPDGGVAVRSVNDTAHLAAR; encoded by the coding sequence GTGGCGGTGCGCGCGGTCGTCGTCGAGGCCGACGGCGGGTCCCGGGGCAATCCCGGGCCGGCCGGCTACGGCGCGGTGGTCCGGGACCGGGACTCCGGTGAGGTGCTGGCGGAACGCTCGGAGGCGATCGGGACGAACACCAACAACGTGGCCGAGTACCGGGGGCTGATCGCCGGTCTGGAGGCCGCCGCCGAGCTGGGCGCGTCCGAGGTCGAGGCGCGGATGGACTCGAAGCTGGTGGTCGAGCAGATGTCCGGCCGCTGGCAGATCAAGCATCCGGGGCTGCGCCCGCTCGCCGCGCAGGCCGCCGCGCTGGTCGACCGCTTCGACTCGGTCCGGTTCAGCTGGATTCCCCGGGAGCGCAACAAGCACGCCGACGCGCTGGCCAACGCGGCGATGGACGCCGCCGCCGGCACAGTGGTCCAGCGGGTCGAGGCCGAGGCGCCGCGTGCGGTGGCGGCTCCCGACTCGCCGGCCCGCGTCGCCGCCCGCGAGGCGGCCGCCCGCGCCGCGACCCGTACCGGCGGCAGCGACCCGGCGACGGTCAAGCCCTCCTGGGAGCCTCGGCCGAGCTTCACCGCCACCCGGCTGATCCTGGTCCGGCACGGCGAGACCGAGTGGACCGTCCAGCAGCGCTACGCCGGCCGCGCCGACGTGCCGCTGTCCGACACCGGCCGGGCCCAGGCCCGGGCCACGGCCGCCCGGGTGGCCCAGCTCGCCCCGTCCGTCGCGGCCGTGCTCAGCTCACCGCTGTCCCGGTGTACGGCCACCGCCGAGGCGATCGCCGCGGCGCTGGGCGACCTCCCGGTACGCCGGCAGGACGACTGGATCGAGTGCGACTTCGGCGACTGGGACGGTCGCACCTTCGCCGAGGTGCGCGAGGGCTGGCCGGGTGAGCTGGACGCCTGGCTCGCCTCGACCCGGGTCGCCCCGCCCGGCGGGGAGTCCTTCGCCACCGTCGCCGAACGGACCGCCCGGGCCGTGGCGGGGCTGCGGGAGGCGTACCCGGGGGAGACGGTGGTCGTGGTCTCGCACGTCTCGCCGATCAAGCTGGCGCTGCGCGACGCCCTCGCGGCCGGCGACGACTTCCTGCACCGGCTCTACCTGGACGCGGCCGGCATCTCGGTGTTCGACATGTGGCCCGACGGCGGGGTCGCGGTCCGCTCGGTCAACGACACCGCCCACCTCGCCGCCCGCTGA